The Desulfomicrobium orale DSM 12838 genome includes a window with the following:
- the rpmD gene encoding 50S ribosomal protein L30 — protein MIKIKLVRSVITQNPAQQKTVKALGFSKVNQIRTVPDNDCIRGMIRKVHHLVEVVEA, from the coding sequence ATGATCAAGATAAAGCTTGTGCGGAGTGTGATCACACAAAATCCCGCGCAGCAGAAAACCGTCAAGGCGTTGGGATTCAGCAAAGTCAATCAGATCCGGACCGTTCCCGATAACGACTGCATCCGGGGTATGATAAGAAAAGTGCATCATCTTGTTGAGGTGGTTGAAGCATGA
- the rpsE gene encoding 30S ribosomal protein S5, whose amino-acid sequence MQQNDFELIEKIVHLNRVAKVVKGGRRFSFSALVVVGDGRGTVGFGLGKANQVPDAIKKATDRARKDMRKVELLEGTIPYEVIGNFGAGHVLLKPASAGTGIIAGGPVRAVMEAAGVHDILTKAIGTNNPHNVLRATFAGLRSLRSAEHVGKLRGKSLLVKRK is encoded by the coding sequence ATGCAGCAGAATGATTTTGAACTCATTGAGAAGATAGTCCATCTCAATCGCGTCGCCAAAGTTGTGAAGGGTGGCCGTCGATTCAGCTTCAGCGCCTTGGTCGTGGTCGGAGACGGCAGAGGAACGGTAGGGTTTGGGTTGGGAAAGGCCAACCAGGTTCCGGATGCCATCAAGAAAGCCACGGATCGCGCCCGTAAGGATATGCGGAAGGTAGAGCTGCTGGAGGGTACTATCCCATATGAAGTCATCGGGAATTTTGGTGCGGGTCATGTGCTGTTGAAGCCTGCCTCTGCCGGAACCGGGATCATTGCGGGTGGTCCTGTGCGTGCTGTCATGGAGGCCGCAGGTGTCCATGACATTCTGACAAAGGCTATCGGTACCAACAATCCTCATAATGTACTCCGGGCCACATTTGCCGGTCTGCGCTCTCTGCGCAGTGCAGAGCATGTGGGGAAACTGAGAGGCAAATCTCTCTTGGTCAAGAGAAAGTAG
- the rplR gene encoding 50S ribosomal protein L18 → MKISRDDARKKRKARIRKKVNGTAVRPRLVVFRSNKHIYAQIIDDQAGVTLASASTKSIEGLHLTVDNAKLVGKKVAEEALKKNISAVVFDRNGFVYHGRVKALAEGAREGGLNF, encoded by the coding sequence ATGAAAATATCCAGGGATGATGCCCGCAAAAAGCGTAAGGCGAGAATCCGGAAGAAAGTCAATGGAACAGCCGTCAGGCCCAGATTGGTGGTTTTCCGTTCCAACAAGCATATTTACGCGCAGATCATAGACGATCAGGCTGGCGTTACCTTGGCGTCGGCATCCACCAAGAGTATTGAGGGCCTTCATCTTACGGTGGATAATGCGAAGCTTGTCGGGAAGAAGGTAGCCGAAGAAGCCTTGAAGAAAAATATTTCGGCTGTGGTTTTCGACCGTAATGGGTTCGTATATCATGGGCGAGTAAAGGCCTTGGCTGAGGGCGCCCGGGAAGGCGGTTTAAATTTTTAA
- the rplF gene encoding 50S ribosomal protein L6 — MSRVGKLPISIPAGVEVKIGGEGIVVKGPKGSLNLAVHPSTPVTLENNALMVSLSDDTRVARQQHGLRRTLLANAVLGVTKGFDKVLEVVGVGYKVNVQGNTVVLNIGFSHPVNFVLPAGVQAKVEGNKIILSGCDKQLVGEVAAQIRRVRPPEPYKGKGIKYADEFIRRKAGKSGGKK, encoded by the coding sequence ATGTCTCGAGTTGGTAAGTTGCCAATAAGCATCCCGGCTGGGGTTGAAGTGAAAATCGGTGGAGAGGGTATTGTGGTCAAGGGACCTAAAGGTTCGTTGAACTTGGCTGTCCATCCGTCTACTCCTGTTACGCTTGAAAACAATGCTCTTATGGTGAGCTTGTCTGATGATACGCGCGTCGCACGTCAGCAGCATGGACTACGCAGAACCCTGCTGGCCAATGCTGTTCTAGGGGTGACCAAGGGTTTTGACAAAGTGCTTGAAGTCGTCGGCGTGGGATACAAGGTAAATGTTCAGGGAAATACGGTGGTCTTGAATATCGGTTTTTCCCATCCGGTGAATTTTGTCTTGCCCGCTGGTGTACAGGCCAAGGTGGAGGGCAATAAGATCATTCTTTCCGGTTGCGATAAGCAGCTGGTGGGAGAGGTTGCGGCCCAGATTCGACGGGTGCGTCCTCCTGAGCCGTACAAAGGGAAAGGGATCAAGTATGCTGACGAATTCATCCGTCGGAAGGCCGGAAAATCCGGTGGCAAGAAGTAG
- the rpsH gene encoding 30S ribosomal protein S8 encodes MSVTDPIADLLTRIRNAYGAMHSTVTVSPSRMREALLHILDEEGYISGFSKDGDNIVVDLKYHENKAVVAGLKRVSKPGRRIYVGVKSIPSVQNGLGICILSTSRGILEGKKAAEIGVGGELLCEIW; translated from the coding sequence ATGTCTGTCACTGATCCTATCGCAGATTTGTTGACTAGAATTCGCAATGCGTATGGTGCAATGCACTCCACGGTTACTGTTTCGCCCAGTCGGATGCGCGAAGCTCTTTTGCACATTCTTGATGAGGAAGGATATATTTCCGGATTCTCCAAAGATGGCGACAATATCGTGGTGGACTTGAAATACCATGAAAACAAGGCGGTTGTCGCCGGGCTTAAACGTGTCAGCAAGCCGGGCCGCCGTATTTATGTCGGCGTCAAGAGTATTCCTTCCGTCCAGAACGGGTTGGGTATTTGCATCCTGTCCACTTCCAGAGGAATTCTTGAAGGAAAAAAGGCTGCGGAAATTGGCGTTGGCGGCGAACTTCTTTGTGAGATTTGGTAG
- a CDS encoding type Z 30S ribosomal protein S14, whose product MTRTSLMVKAQRKPKFSTRKYNRCPICGRPRAFMRKFGVCRICFRNMALAGELPGVRKSSW is encoded by the coding sequence TTGACTCGTACATCTTTGATGGTCAAGGCTCAGCGGAAGCCAAAGTTTTCCACCCGGAAATACAACAGATGTCCGATCTGCGGTCGGCCTCGGGCATTCATGCGTAAGTTCGGGGTATGCAGAATTTGTTTCAGAAACATGGCCCTTGCGGGAGAACTGCCAGGCGTAAGAAAATCAAGCTGGTGA
- the rplE gene encoding 50S ribosomal protein L5, translated as MSSLKRLYKDKVAPELSKEFGYSSVMQIPRITYVSLNMGLGEGSQNNKIIQDSVRDLSLIAGQRAVVTRAKKSIAAFKLREGMPVGCRVSLRGDAMWNFLEKFITIALPRVRDFRGIPDRGFDGRGNYTVGIKEHTIFPEIEMDKIEKAVGMNISVITTARTDKEGKMLLKLLGMPFKK; from the coding sequence ATGAGTAGTCTCAAAAGGCTCTACAAAGATAAAGTCGCTCCCGAGCTGTCCAAGGAATTCGGCTATTCTTCCGTGATGCAGATTCCACGGATTACATATGTCTCATTGAATATGGGACTTGGTGAGGGCAGCCAGAATAATAAGATCATTCAGGATTCTGTACGCGATTTGTCTCTGATTGCCGGGCAGAGGGCGGTTGTAACCCGAGCGAAGAAATCCATTGCCGCCTTCAAGTTGCGTGAAGGAATGCCCGTGGGCTGCCGGGTATCGCTTCGGGGAGACGCCATGTGGAACTTTCTGGAGAAGTTCATCACCATCGCTTTGCCCAGAGTCCGCGACTTTCGGGGAATTCCTGACCGCGGTTTCGACGGGCGCGGCAACTACACCGTTGGAATCAAAGAGCATACGATTTTTCCCGAGATAGAAATGGACAAAATTGAGAAGGCTGTCGGCATGAATATTTCCGTCATCACGACCGCCCGGACCGACAAAGAGGGCAAGATGCTCTTGAAGCTTCTTGGGATGCCCTTCAAGAAGTAA
- the rplX gene encoding 50S ribosomal protein L24 — protein MSTHAWKIHKDDKVIVLAGKDKGKIGKVIKVLRSKNQVIVEKTNMVKKHTKPNPYANQPGGIVEKEMPLDISNVQFVCSACSKPTRLGFKITDDNKKVRYCKKCNETIS, from the coding sequence ATGTCTACTCACGCCTGGAAAATTCATAAAGATGACAAGGTGATAGTCCTTGCCGGAAAGGACAAGGGCAAGATCGGAAAAGTCATCAAAGTGCTCCGCAGCAAAAATCAGGTTATCGTTGAGAAAACCAATATGGTGAAGAAGCACACGAAGCCCAATCCCTACGCGAATCAGCCTGGGGGCATTGTGGAAAAGGAAATGCCTCTGGATATCTCCAATGTGCAGTTCGTGTGCAGCGCTTGCTCCAAGCCCACCCGTCTGGGCTTCAAGATCACCGATGACAACAAGAAAGTTCGTTATTGCAAAAAATGCAATGAAACGATCAGTTAA
- the rplN gene encoding 50S ribosomal protein L14 yields MIQMQTTLDVADNSGAKKVACIKVLGGSKRRYARIGDIIMVSVKEAIPHGKVKKGDVLQAVVVRTTKEIGRPDGTFIRFDNNSAVLLNKNLEPMGTRIFGPVARELRGKNFMKIVSLAPEVL; encoded by the coding sequence ATGATTCAAATGCAGACGACTTTGGATGTCGCAGACAACTCCGGAGCCAAGAAGGTTGCCTGCATCAAGGTGCTGGGCGGAAGCAAGAGGCGTTATGCCCGGATCGGAGACATCATCATGGTCTCCGTGAAGGAAGCGATCCCCCATGGCAAAGTCAAAAAAGGCGATGTCCTCCAGGCAGTAGTTGTCAGGACCACAAAGGAAATCGGCCGACCTGATGGAACGTTTATCCGTTTCGACAATAATTCCGCAGTACTGCTGAATAAGAATCTTGAACCCATGGGGACGCGTATTTTTGGGCCTGTGGCCCGGGAACTGCGGGGCAAGAACTTCATGAAGATCGTATCTCTAGCCCCTGAGGTGTTGTAA
- the rpsQ gene encoding 30S ribosomal protein S17, translated as MSNSGKASNKRTLVGFVVSDKNDKTIVVRVETLVKHPVLKKYIRRRKKFMAHDPNNECHIGDKVQIVEHRPLSARKNWHLMKIIERAL; from the coding sequence ATGAGTAACAGCGGAAAAGCATCAAACAAGAGAACTCTTGTTGGCTTCGTGGTCAGCGATAAAAACGACAAGACCATTGTCGTCCGCGTTGAAACACTGGTCAAGCATCCTGTTCTGAAGAAGTACATCCGCCGCAGAAAGAAGTTTATGGCTCATGATCCCAATAATGAATGCCATATTGGGGATAAGGTTCAGATTGTCGAGCATCGCCCGCTTTCCGCGCGCAAGAACTGGCATCTGATGAAAATCATCGAAAGAGCGTTGTAA
- the rpmC gene encoding 50S ribosomal protein L29, with product MNAQQLRDLDSGKLQEKLAEFRQELMNLRFQHATAQLENTQRVPLVKKSIARILTILKEKDMETGDE from the coding sequence ATGAACGCTCAGCAGTTACGTGATCTGGATTCCGGAAAACTCCAGGAAAAGCTCGCTGAATTCCGGCAGGAACTTATGAATCTTCGTTTTCAACACGCCACGGCCCAGCTTGAAAATACGCAGAGAGTGCCGCTGGTGAAGAAGTCCATTGCCCGGATTTTGACGATATTGAAAGAGAAGGACATGGAGACAGGTGATGAGTAA
- the rplP gene encoding 50S ribosomal protein L16 has product MLSPRKVKFRKQQKGRVRGLAQRATTVAFGEVGLKAVESGKITSQQIEAARIAMMRHIKRGGKVFIRIFPDKTITAKPLEVRQGKGKGAPVGWCAPVQRGRMIYEIKGVDVELAKEALQRAAYKLPVKTIIVEKE; this is encoded by the coding sequence ATGCTGAGCCCCAGAAAGGTTAAATTCCGGAAGCAGCAGAAGGGCCGTGTGCGTGGTCTTGCACAGCGTGCCACGACGGTCGCTTTCGGTGAGGTCGGGTTGAAGGCTGTGGAGAGTGGAAAGATCACCTCGCAGCAAATAGAGGCCGCTCGTATCGCCATGATGCGTCATATCAAGCGCGGCGGAAAAGTGTTTATCCGCATCTTTCCGGACAAAACCATCACGGCCAAGCCCCTGGAAGTCCGGCAAGGTAAAGGCAAAGGCGCCCCTGTTGGTTGGTGCGCTCCGGTTCAGAGAGGCCGAATGATATACGAAATCAAAGGCGTGGACGTTGAGCTGGCCAAAGAAGCTCTGCAGAGAGCTGCCTATAAGCTGCCTGTCAAGACTATCATAGTCGAAAAGGAGTAG
- the rpsC gene encoding 30S ribosomal protein S3 gives MGHKVHPYGFRLGYNKNWKSRWFSDKKYAEYVFEDSKLRNYVKEKLFHAGISKIEIERAADKIRLILFTARPGIVIGRKGAEIEKLRAELKAKFGREFVIEVNEIRRPETDAQLVAESIAQQLERRVAFRRAIKKTLGMAQKFGAQGIKVQCGGRLGGAEIARTEWAREGRVPLHTLRADIDYGVALAKTTYGIIGIKVWVFKGEILSEVDN, from the coding sequence TTGGGTCATAAAGTTCATCCTTACGGCTTTCGTCTGGGATATAACAAAAATTGGAAGTCCCGCTGGTTCAGCGACAAAAAATACGCCGAATATGTTTTCGAGGACAGCAAGCTTCGGAACTATGTGAAAGAAAAACTGTTTCATGCTGGCATTTCCAAAATCGAAATTGAAAGAGCCGCAGACAAAATTCGCCTCATCCTTTTCACCGCGCGTCCCGGTATTGTTATCGGACGCAAGGGCGCGGAAATTGAGAAGTTGCGCGCTGAATTGAAAGCTAAGTTCGGTCGTGAATTTGTCATTGAGGTGAACGAGATTCGTCGTCCTGAAACAGATGCGCAACTGGTAGCTGAGTCTATTGCTCAGCAGCTTGAACGCAGGGTCGCCTTTCGTAGAGCCATCAAGAAAACTTTGGGGATGGCCCAGAAATTTGGCGCACAGGGCATCAAGGTGCAGTGTGGAGGCCGTTTGGGCGGAGCTGAAATCGCGCGTACTGAATGGGCGCGTGAAGGACGTGTGCCGCTACATACTCTGCGCGCTGATATCGATTACGGTGTGGCCCTTGCGAAAACCACATATGGCATCATCGGTATCAAGGTCTGGGTTTTCAAGGGCGAGATTTTGAGCGAGGTGGATAACTGA
- the rplV gene encoding 50S ribosomal protein L22 produces the protein MEARSVAKFIRLSPQKARLVARNVTGKPVEDALNILKFTPKKAARLIEKVLTTAIADAEHNNKLDVDRLYVKEVRIDGGPSWKRIQSRAMGRAYRIIKRTSHITVVVDEL, from the coding sequence ATGGAAGCACGATCTGTCGCCAAATTCATACGTCTCTCGCCTCAGAAGGCCAGGCTGGTCGCCCGGAATGTGACTGGAAAGCCTGTGGAGGACGCTCTGAATATCCTAAAATTCACGCCCAAAAAAGCTGCTCGGTTGATTGAAAAGGTGCTGACAACCGCCATCGCGGATGCAGAGCACAACAACAAGCTTGATGTGGACAGACTCTATGTAAAGGAAGTCCGTATAGACGGCGGGCCGAGCTGGAAGCGTATCCAGTCGAGAGCCATGGGCCGCGCATACAGAATAATCAAGCGAACCAGCCACATCACTGTGGTTGTCGATGAACTCTAG
- the rpsS gene encoding 30S ribosomal protein S19: MPRSLKKGPFVDDHLLKKVEKSNAERSRQVIKTWSRRSTIIPEMVGLTFAVHNGKKFIPVFVSENMVGHKLGEFAPTRTYFGHAADKKK, encoded by the coding sequence ATGCCTAGGTCTCTGAAAAAAGGTCCATTTGTGGACGACCATCTGCTCAAGAAGGTGGAGAAATCCAATGCGGAAAGAAGCCGTCAGGTGATCAAAACTTGGTCACGCCGCTCCACCATCATTCCGGAGATGGTGGGTCTGACCTTTGCCGTCCACAATGGGAAGAAATTTATCCCCGTTTTTGTGTCCGAGAACATGGTTGGCCACAAGCTCGGTGAGTTCGCTCCTACCAGGACGTATTTTGGCCACGCTGCTGATAAGAAGAAGTAG
- the rplB gene encoding 50S ribosomal protein L2 gives MSIRKLKPTSAGRRAQTVLSFDEITRSVPEKSLTKGLAKKSGRNHFGRITSRRRGGGNKTLYRLIDFKRSKLDIPAKVATIEYDPNRSARIALLHYADGEKRYIICPVGISVGDQILAGEKADIKPGNALPLVRIPLGTLVHNIELYPGRGGQLVRSAGSYAQVIAKEDKYALLRLPSGEVRKVLAMNMATVGQVGNIEHENVSIGKAGRNRWLGKRPQVRGVAMNPVDHPLGGGEGRSSGGRHPVTPWGKPTKGYKTRAPKKASSKLIVKRRGSK, from the coding sequence ATGTCAATCAGGAAACTGAAACCCACATCAGCGGGTCGTAGAGCTCAGACAGTCCTGAGTTTTGACGAGATTACCCGCTCCGTGCCGGAAAAATCTTTGACCAAGGGATTGGCTAAAAAAAGCGGCCGAAACCATTTTGGTCGGATTACCTCTCGCCGCAGGGGGGGGGGCAATAAGACTCTCTACCGTTTGATTGATTTCAAGCGGAGCAAGCTCGATATCCCGGCCAAAGTGGCCACTATCGAATACGATCCCAACCGGAGCGCGCGTATCGCTCTTTTGCATTATGCCGATGGAGAGAAACGCTACATCATCTGCCCTGTGGGGATCAGTGTCGGGGATCAGATCCTGGCTGGCGAAAAGGCCGATATCAAGCCTGGGAATGCGTTGCCTTTGGTACGTATTCCATTGGGTACGCTGGTGCACAACATTGAACTCTATCCTGGTCGCGGTGGACAGCTGGTCCGCTCTGCCGGCTCCTATGCTCAGGTTATCGCCAAAGAAGATAAATACGCTCTCCTCAGGCTGCCCTCCGGTGAGGTCCGTAAGGTGTTAGCCATGAATATGGCCACGGTGGGACAGGTCGGGAATATCGAGCACGAGAATGTCTCCATAGGCAAGGCCGGAAGAAATCGCTGGCTCGGCAAGCGTCCGCAGGTTCGCGGTGTGGCGATGAACCCAGTGGATCATCCGTTGGGTGGCGGCGAAGGCAGAAGCTCCGGCGGGCGTCATCCTGTGACGCCATGGGGTAAGCCTACTAAGGGATACAAGACCCGCGCCCCGAAGAAGGCGTCCTCCAAGTTAATCGTCAAACGCCGTGGTAGTAAGTAG
- the rplW gene encoding 50S ribosomal protein L23, protein MENAQVLLRPLISEKTTGMKALGNQVAFCVHASANKIDVQHAVERIFGVKVVAVNIVRYRPRQRKKFGRTVGRISGCKKAYVSLAPGDKIDFFEGV, encoded by the coding sequence ATGGAAAACGCGCAGGTTTTGCTTAGGCCGCTGATTTCAGAAAAAACCACGGGGATGAAGGCTCTGGGGAATCAGGTGGCTTTCTGCGTTCACGCCTCCGCCAACAAGATCGATGTGCAGCATGCTGTCGAGAGGATTTTTGGTGTGAAGGTCGTGGCTGTCAACATTGTCAGATATCGCCCCCGGCAGAGAAAAAAATTCGGCCGGACTGTCGGTAGGATCAGCGGTTGCAAGAAGGCTTATGTCTCTCTTGCCCCCGGCGACAAGATCGATTTTTTTGAAGGGGTATAG
- the rplD gene encoding 50S ribosomal protein L4: MANVKIYDQNRQEVGEIALADEIFQVEVQPEILHLAVRSHLAKLRSGTVGVKNRALIRGGGKKPWRQKGTGRARAGSSRSPLWRSGAIVHGPRARDYSFKINKQVRKLALKMALSSRFTAENMLVVDKLSFDQIKTRDFVACKEKLGLKNALIVVAEKDKDLALSARNVPGVLVLDPQSINVYEILKYQQMVLDKGAVESLQERLR; encoded by the coding sequence ATGGCAAACGTGAAAATATACGATCAGAACAGGCAGGAAGTGGGAGAAATTGCTCTGGCGGATGAGATTTTTCAGGTCGAAGTGCAGCCTGAAATACTGCACCTCGCGGTTCGTTCCCACTTGGCCAAATTGCGTTCGGGTACGGTTGGCGTCAAAAACAGGGCGCTGATCCGTGGCGGCGGTAAGAAACCTTGGCGCCAGAAAGGGACGGGCCGTGCTCGTGCCGGCTCCAGCCGTTCTCCTCTGTGGCGCAGTGGTGCCATTGTGCACGGCCCGAGGGCGAGAGATTACAGCTTCAAAATCAATAAACAGGTTCGCAAGCTGGCTCTGAAGATGGCTCTTTCTTCCCGTTTTACTGCGGAAAACATGCTTGTGGTGGATAAACTGAGCTTCGATCAGATTAAGACCAGAGACTTTGTTGCTTGCAAGGAAAAACTGGGATTAAAAAATGCCTTGATTGTCGTGGCCGAAAAGGATAAGGACCTTGCTCTTTCGGCCAGAAATGTTCCTGGCGTACTCGTTTTGGATCCGCAGTCGATCAATGTTTATGAGATTCTTAAGTACCAGCAGATGGTTCTTGACAAGGGTGCTGTCGAATCCTTGCAGGAGAGGTTGAGATAA
- the rplC gene encoding 50S ribosomal protein L3: protein MKNTLGLVGRKIGMTRIFGADGSVIPVTVIQAGPCPVVDKKVEARDGYAALQVGFEEIPAHRLTKPEQGHQQKANCGFYRMLKEFRLGSVEEYEVGQKLTVEMFAPGEKVRVTGTSKGRGFAGVMRRWNFGGAPATHGHEKVHRKPGSIGQCAWPSKVFKGKKLPGQLGNKTATMPNIEIVDVRPEDNVVLVRGQIPGPRQGIVILRKLK, encoded by the coding sequence ATGAAGAATACATTGGGGCTTGTAGGGCGCAAGATCGGCATGACGCGTATTTTCGGGGCCGACGGAAGCGTTATCCCCGTTACTGTGATACAGGCCGGGCCTTGTCCTGTAGTGGACAAGAAAGTGGAGGCTCGCGATGGTTATGCGGCTCTTCAGGTGGGGTTTGAAGAAATTCCGGCGCATCGTCTGACCAAGCCCGAGCAGGGCCATCAGCAAAAGGCAAATTGCGGCTTTTACAGAATGCTGAAGGAGTTCCGCTTGGGAAGTGTCGAAGAATATGAAGTGGGGCAGAAGTTGACTGTCGAGATGTTCGCTCCCGGCGAGAAAGTGCGGGTTACCGGCACATCCAAAGGCCGCGGCTTTGCCGGTGTCATGAGACGTTGGAACTTCGGCGGCGCTCCGGCCACCCACGGACACGAGAAAGTGCACAGAAAGCCCGGCTCCATCGGTCAGTGCGCTTGGCCGAGCAAAGTTTTCAAGGGCAAGAAATTGCCCGGCCAGCTTGGGAACAAGACCGCGACCATGCCGAATATCGAGATCGTGGATGTGCGTCCGGAGGACAATGTGGTGCTGGTCCGTGGTCAGATCCCGGGACCGAGGCAGGGGATCGTTATCCTCCGCAAGCTGAAGTAA
- the tuf gene encoding elongation factor Tu yields the protein MAKQKFERKKPHVNIGTIGHIDHGKTTLTAAITKIASLKGGGSFIGYDDIDKAPEEKERGITIATSHVEYETAKRHYAHVDCPGHADYIKNMITGAAQMDGAIIVVAATDGPMPQTREHILLARQVGVPCLVVFLNKVDLVDDEELIELVEMEVRELLSKYEFPGDDVPVIRGSALRALECDNVDAPEAKSILELLDACDNYIPDPVRETDRPFLMPIEDVFSISGRGTVVTGRVERGVIKQGEEVEIVGITETRKTTCTGVEMFRKLLDEGQAGDNIGALLRGVKRDEVERGQVLAKPGSITPHTKFSAEVYVLSKEEGGRHTPFFSGYRPQFYFRTTDITGVVTLNEGVEMIMPGDNTTFHVHLIAPIAMEKGLRFAIREGGRTVGAGVVSEIVE from the coding sequence ATGGCAAAGCAGAAGTTTGAGAGAAAGAAGCCTCATGTTAATATTGGGACGATTGGTCATATAGACCACGGCAAGACGACGTTGACCGCCGCGATCACGAAGATAGCGAGTTTGAAAGGCGGAGGTTCGTTCATCGGCTATGACGATATCGACAAGGCCCCCGAAGAGAAGGAGCGCGGTATCACCATCGCCACCTCCCACGTGGAATACGAGACGGCCAAGCGTCACTATGCGCATGTGGATTGCCCCGGTCACGCCGACTACATCAAGAACATGATCACGGGTGCAGCCCAGATGGACGGCGCCATTATCGTTGTGGCGGCCACGGACGGTCCCATGCCGCAGACCCGCGAGCACATTCTGCTGGCCCGTCAGGTGGGCGTGCCGTGCCTGGTCGTGTTTCTGAACAAAGTGGACTTGGTTGACGACGAGGAGCTGATCGAGCTTGTGGAGATGGAAGTCCGCGAACTGCTCTCCAAGTACGAGTTTCCTGGCGACGACGTTCCGGTCATCCGGGGCTCTGCTCTTCGGGCCCTGGAATGCGACAATGTGGACGCCCCGGAAGCCAAGTCCATTCTGGAACTTCTGGATGCCTGCGACAACTACATCCCCGATCCTGTGCGCGAAACGGACAGGCCGTTCTTGATGCCCATCGAGGACGTGTTCTCCATCTCCGGCCGCGGCACGGTCGTGACCGGCCGCGTGGAGCGCGGAGTGATCAAGCAGGGTGAGGAAGTGGAGATTGTGGGCATCACCGAGACCCGGAAGACGACCTGCACCGGTGTCGAGATGTTCCGCAAGCTTCTGGACGAGGGTCAGGCGGGAGATAATATCGGAGCCCTGCTGCGCGGCGTGAAGCGTGACGAGGTTGAGCGCGGTCAGGTTCTGGCCAAGCCCGGGAGCATCACCCCTCACACCAAGTTCTCCGCAGAAGTGTATGTTCTGAGCAAGGAAGAGGGGGGCCGTCATACTCCGTTCTTCTCCGGGTATCGTCCGCAGTTTTATTTCCGGACGACGGACATCACGGGGGTTGTGACCCTGAACGAAGGTGTTGAGATGATCATGCCCGGTGACAACACGACGTTTCACGTGCATCTGATTGCGCCCATCGCGATGGAGAAGGGCCTTCGCTTCGCTATCCGTGAGGGCGGCCGTACCGTCGGCGCCGGCGTCGTCTCCGAAATCGTGGAGTAA